The Triplophysa dalaica isolate WHDGS20190420 chromosome 14, ASM1584641v1, whole genome shotgun sequence DNA window TCTCCATAGTGGGTCTGTTCTGCTTGTCTCGCAAAAATTCCCTGAGAAAATAAACATGCCCCGTGCTACAAAGACCAAAGGCTTGGATCTATCAGTTTCCTTGAGCATTTCTTAAAACTTGTTTCTTGCCTTAAtaagtgattgtgtgtgtgtctgacgCTCCATATGGTGATGCAGGTTTGAAGTGTCCTGCATGTTCCCAAATCAGGTAGTGACCTCCTCTCTGCCCCTGATGGTACAAATATAGCCTTGTAACCCCCTAAAAACCCACTGTAACCCTGCCAACACCAGATATATGTCCGTGTTCGTTAATGTTTTTGTATGCGTGTTATGTGTATAGTTTTGTGCATTCGTgagttgtgtgtttgagttttttaccacacaaaatcaatgttgaGATCTTgagaaacattacattacaactTCACATGCGAGGTAATCGCTACTCTCTAAAATAACTAATAACGTTGAGACTTGTTCTTTAAAGTGGTTTATTTCTTTACTTATAGTgatttgaacacaaaaacagcatttCAAATGGAAAATGAATGCACATATTGAATAATTGCCACTACGTTATAAATCTGTGACCCTGAACACTTGGCGGGGTCAAAGCAACGGTTGTGACTTGAGAGCTCCTGGTTGGACAGTCTTGTGATGAGTCAACCTAATTTCAGAACAGTCTGCTTGTGTTAAGagaggctgtgtgtgtggatgtcaCTGAGACCTCCAGCCAGCAGTATGACCTCCCGCCTGCTGTTACTGTCTGTGTCGAGCAACTAAATATATTTGCTGTGTACTCATGCTGTCAAACCACTGCGTTTTGCCCTCAGCACTAAATAAACCAACAATTTGTATGAATATAGTAATTAGATAACTTGAGTTGAGTTTTTAGGTCACTGGGACATATGCGTGGCTGTGCCTACCAATCCCAGTTGAAGTCACTGGTTTAAGTCATTTGAAGTCACTGAGATTAAGTGACAGATATGTCGATTGGGTCAGAGCTACGATATAAGTAGTAATAAATTAAGTTGTTAGTactattttatagtttttcatcCTCGTGCAGAGGAACGTGAAGGCTTAGTGTTAGTGTTTAAACTGATCTCTCTGGTTCAGGCTGTAAGCAGATTTGGCATGCTGGAGTCAGCTGTAATCTGATGTTGCTGCAGGACTCCATGTGGACTGATAAAGCCTCTTTGGCATTCACGCCCGTGCAGGTACAGGACGTCACAATTGATTTTTGTGCCCAAAGGTACAGAACTGTGACCATAAACACCATtaaagcgtgtgtgtgttagctgtaaacacacagaaatCTATCTCTGTGGTTGTTGGTTATATAAACGTACAGCTGAACATTCTTCTGCAGCAGAGGAAACCAAACAATCCTTTACTATGGGGTTTGGTTGTGAGGACAGCAGGAATAGATTGATTTTTGCAGTTTGGTGTAAATATGGGTCAGGAATAGTGTTTACGACCCGTGGACATGAGCACATCTAAGTCTAGTATGGTGTGCAGTCTGTGGTTTGTCTTTGAAATGACGGACTGAAGAAGTCATATTTGTTCttggtatttaaaataaaataatgtgttttgtagaaACATTCACGTAACATCCCTGCTGCAAAAACCCAATAAGAATaactttccattaaaaaaaacattattagcttttccattaaaaccactACAAAATTCCtgtttgtagtgtgttttgggcattattcaaGTAGGATTTAATATCCCACCAACAGATTCCATCATATACCAATAGACACAATTATACTTTCTatcaaaaccaaaacaattcCCTTTATAAACAGTCAATCCATTAAAGTGTCCAGTTTCATTCTCTTGTATTTGCACATgcgcatacaaacacacatcctAATAATACAAGCACACAAGAGCCTGAAATAGGTCTGTCTTACATTAGAAACACTATCTCTgacccaacacacacacacacagctgcttACTCAAGCTCTGAATCATGTGAGggcaaatatatgcaaatatttgCACACAGCAAGCAAGTCTGTGTAGGGGAACACCTCCATGTTGGAAACACtttggtttgtgtgtgcatgGTCTGAAATGAGCTGAATTAATGAATAACTCAAAGAGTGACTTCTtccttgagagagagagagagagagagagagagagagagagaggccttTAGATTAACTAAAGCATACCCTATGCACACAAACAGTTAAAGCTTGAAGTTACATctgcttgtttttgtgttgtgttttaatgttacaCTATGAGAGTCTACTCATAACAAGAAAGAAACCCAGTTACGTATTAttcttgtgtgattttttttcttttcttgtttgtGTCTCTTATGAACCCAGTGTTCTTTCTGTCCTCCTCGGCTGAAACGTTACCTTTAACCTACATGACAAAACTTTGTCTTTCTCGCCTCCCTCTCAGCTGGCGGCCTCAAcccccctctctttctctctctgttgtcTGCTGTTTTTCCGTGTGCTGTGCTCATATGGGTGGAGTTCCCTGCACACGCACACTAATGCATATGAAAATGCTGCCCGTGCAGTGAAAAACAGGCTTGGCATAAACTTTTCCTGCTAAACTCGCTGAGACACTTTGTACTTCTGTAAGATTGTATTTAGGAAATACTAAGTAGGATAAATGTGGACACAGGAACAAACACTATTATCAGCTGTGACCAATCTGCCTCTTTGTTTCAGGAAATCACGCGAGATTACACATCAGCTGTTGCCTAGGGGCGACTCTTTCTCTGCACGTGGCTGTGCCCCGCCCCCGCTGCTGCCTTGTCTGATTGGCAGGAGCTTTGGGATGTTCTGATTGGGCAGTAATGCTCTTGTCACTCCCACTGGCTCATAGAGCTTTAGAGGTGTACAGGAGGCTGATGTCATGATGTAGCGTATAACCAGGACAACCAGAATGTTCTCTTGAAAAAGTTCCAGAACTTATAACCCTGTTGTTCCATATTCTgagatacttttttttaaaggggcaCTACGTCATTTATATTTGTTACTTAGTTTAACTCTTTGATATGTGTTTAATATCTATAAATAATGTACACTCAGTTGAGTTTCATATCAGTGGTAAAGAAGAGGCTGTTTTATTCTAGTGAAGGGTGTCCCCCACCCACGCACACCCTTTTATCTGATGTCTCAACTGAGTGTCCCAGCATAATGTATCGATAATGCACACAAACAGGAGCATACTGCACTGTCCAGTTTGTAAATGAATTGCTGGATTTGTGTGGTTTTGGTGAGTCGAAATTATTGAGTCAAACATATTTAGTGAATCAGTAGTGATATCACGCAGGAGTCAAAGGTTTGAATAATGGACCAAATAACTTGCATGTCCTCACTTAATCCAACTGAAGCTTATTATTATGCCTAGAACCAGTAccatgttgttttatgttttgatctaaaaaatgcttattattattaaggtTGCTGAACCCCTAAACAGTTTAAATATGGCCTACATGACAGTAAAAGATCCAGTTTGGGTCATTagttgtgttttaaacagatttaattGGCCTGTACATAAAACCAGAAattcagtaaatgatgaaagaaaggGCTGCAAAACTGGTACACCTTAGATAAATATATCCAAATGGGTTTAAGCTGTTTCTATTCTAAAATAGACATCGTTTGCTGCCAGCAGAACCCAACAACACTTTTCCttttgcttttatgtttttgccACCAAGCTTTCATCACGTCTCCAGGACAACATGGCACAATCAGTCAGCATCCACGACTCTTCACACAAAACAAGGCTACAGATCAGGCCAGAGCTGGGGTTTGATGATCCCATCTGTCCCTGAAAGATACGCTTGTTTAGCCGATTATTATATTTCAACATACTTTCTCTTCAGAATAATTCTCtggaaataaaatgttaaatatttaaaggagtagttcagaCAAAAATCAAAATGCAAATGACCTGCTTTCTTTCATGCTACATGTTGcaaaatattcaacatgttCTATAATTTACATGTTGACTAAATCATTTGTGTCCTATATATTTTTGAGTCTTCTGCATACAGTAGTGTGAGGGACTGATTAAAGTTTACGTCAGTGATTGCTGAAAAACtcatatttgatttaaatagtGAATGTTATACatctgaacaaaacaaatcttccAACGGGGTAAAAAACTTTAGTTAACTACTTAATAATAGGGTAAAAATCTAACTAAAATTAAGTTTTAGCCTGttattaaagagtacataactagggattttgaaggttctactttggtttatggagtgtccaacagtttatgtacatagaagttgtaaaaacactattattttgttattataggCAGTTATTACTTactttacttcttgactgacctttcaaatgattcattccgcaattcatctgtttaatcccctcctttccgctagcctagtctgatgtgattggcaGATAGTCTAGTCTGCAGTaattggtctaccgcgaattGTCTACTCACAAGCTAAAAGTGAAGTTTTCgggggcagtcctagcaaaatgtaggcggggactatatgtagtgacgtacaTTCGTGgcggttcgcgaatcggactagggacggctcgtttgcgtgattcggGGTCGTCTCCCTTGGTTCCAAGCCAATaattttgttattcatttaccTTCGGATTTTCAACTTGGCctactgcttactttcaaatacggcaacattacacactgcagtGTTTTAAGAAAGCTCTCTTCAgaaagcaaaaaacaaatgtcttgGATTTTTTTGCTTCTCAAGTAAGTATATTATGAttaaagaatgtttagataGATTGAGTATTGATAGATTGCTCCTTTCCATTTATCATCATAAATTGACAGTTTCTTAGAACAGTTTCTTAGAACTGTCATATGTATTCGCAAGTAAACATCCTTACGGTCTCTGACATGCACAGAAGagttattgttttgatatttttttaacaggaaAAGCAGTAAACCTGTTCTTGTATACGTGGGTTAGAGAATTGGTCTGCACAGGGATCTGTTGTTTTTCCAGATTAAACTGACCCAGTGGTCCAGCGGTTCTGCCGTGTCTCCACCCGTTTGGTTTTTAGGATGGTATTTGAGGCTATGCACACTGTTATTTTAGCCACAAGGCGAGTGTAGTTTGTATACTCGCCTTGTGAAGACCAGCTGACCTGCTCTGGCTAAAATTATCACCAGTATGGAACTGGCAAATAGACTTTGTTCATGCATGATCACCCAGTCACCATGAGGGCCTTGTTGCAGCATGTGGTTTTCAAACTGTTTGACACAACCCAAAAGCTGAGGCTCTGAATGGACTCTTTCAATTTGCTGAGCTCAGTTGAGTGTCCTCCACCCAGTGTCTCATTCTTTGTTTGTGGTGTGTTTTGACCTcacaacattatgaaaaaaaaatatttttataatattacattaCAAGGCTATAGAAGAGAAACTGACATCATATGAATATGCCAATGTGTACAGCAACAGAAAAGCATGCATgcaattttttgtgtgttattgcTAACTGGCTTGATTTTCTGATGACTTTGTGATGCTGCTGATAATCATTTagatgtatgcatgtaggtaacATCATGTAAAACCCTTTGTAATGGTAATAAAGCACACACCCTTAGATCCAAATGATAATAGAGAGATAGGAATAATGGTGTGCGATATGAGATGAGACACTCTCTGGGTCTCTAACCCTGTCAGAACAATAGACCCATTGGTTGTCTGTAACAGACCTCAACTGCCATGTAGACCCTTTTGTTTCTGACTCAAATCTGTGGGTAAAGCCACTCTGCTCCAGTAAATCTAGCAAACATGGAATAATAACCAGCATGACGTGTCAGCTGTAGACGTCACAGGCTTCTATTAATATGGAATTATGTGGATCCACCTGCAGCTCAGGTTTTCCAGCGACGTTTACGACACAAAcaatcttttttgttaatattgtgaGGTTTATTTATATGCACAGAACTGTGGTGTTTAAATAGGCTGGGGCTGTTGATCCAACTGCGTTGAGGAATTTCTTCAGAAATGACTGTGTCAACATCGCaattaatacatgtttttacattCCCTGCAACTATAAATAGCTGCTTTCTTAACTTGTGAATCAGGTATGTTTTGGTCCTGGTCAGATGATGTGGCACATTTTTGTTTAACCCAGTTTGTGTAGCTGGCAAATAGAGCAAAGACTGTTTGCTATGGATAAACATTGTTATCTTCCCTGGAGTGACGAAACCAGCTGTGTTTCGTATTATAAAGCAGATGTTAAAGGTAATTccttaacacattttaaagcttGGTTAAGTGTGTCACCTAAGTAAACCATAAATTGAGCCTGAAAACACAAAGTTTGTTTACAagaatttgttttgtaattataaTGTAAGAGTCGGGCTGTGAGGGCTAAAATCTCATTCATTTTCCCCGCAAAGAAATTGATTCCATGAGCTCTGTGGTTGTTAAACAATGACACATGTTCCTGTCAGTATGATTTCAACTTCATTTAAAAGGCTAATTTTCCCAATTTTCTATGTAGCATAAGCCACCAATCAAAGAAGTCCATCTTACCATGTGACTACAAACATGGACCAGGCATAACTGACACATTGCAAATGAAAAAGTACTCTTTTTTGAGGTATTCAGCTGCCTAAACTGTAAACTTGATATGTGTTTCCTGCTTAGATGCAGCTGAGGAGTTCTTTGAGTATGATGCTGAGGATTTGCTGGTGTTCCTGACATTCCTAATTACTGAGGGACGGACTCCAGAATGTTCTGTAAAGGGGCGGACCGAAGGGCTTCATTGCCCACCTGCCCAGTCTGCAATGCCTGTCCTAACCAAACACGAATGCAGCGACAAAATACCCCAGGTAATACACCATATCTGCCATGCTCAAGGTGGACCAGTTACTCAGTTACGTTTGTAGAAATTTGTCAGattatttgatttaatgaaATGAGTAACCACACTGAGAAAACAGATCTCTAACTTCATGGTTTTTAAGCTCCGTTCACACTGACAGTCATTCAATTGCTGCTGGTCTCCAGGTCCCTGCGCTGTTGTTTGTTATTAGGTTTTTCTTGTTGAGTGCTGTATTCATTGTTAGTGTGAACACTCCTTTAATGGCTCGATGTTAAAAGAAGCTGTTCCTAATACAGTGTCGTCAGGCGAGGAGAAcgaggtcagaggtcatgttACTGTGGCGCAATCACATCCCCATCATGATAGAAGTGATGCTTCTTCCTGATTGTTGCTATAGCGATGAAGGGCCAACCACTGACTGCACGGACATTAATGACCCAGCAATAAAACAAGATGCTCTTCTACTGGAAAGATGGACCTTACAACCAGTACCGAGACAGTAAGACACTACTTCAAATACACCACTTGAGATTTTACATTGCAAACATAACAGCCTGATGTATTCTGGTGCATTTTTCAGGAGTGGAGATCGCTTCGTTGAGGAGAAAACCCTGCTTTTGGCTGTGCGGTCTTATGTGTTTTTCTCGCAGCTTAGCGCCTGGCTCAGTGCTTCTCATGGACTTGTACCTAGAAACATTCTTTACAGGTGAAGCGCCCTACACACCAAAGTTCATTCACAGTTTATTGAGCAGCCCTACTGTCTGTTGACTGCAGCAACATTCTGATGAATCGTACAAATCATCATTTTTAATTGAACTGTAATATGGGATTGGCATCATTATGGTAGATACATGCAATGCCACATTCCATTTACTgtagaacaaaataaaatatcagcCCTAAAATTACTTAAAGTGTATATGATGCAGGCAGCTTACTCGATTttggtgtttatatttttgtcccACATTGTGTTTGCTGATCCCATTTGGTGATGGGGATTCTTGGTTGTATTTTGCAGAATAAGTGCAGCAGATGAGGAACTGATATGGAACTTCTCCCAGACACCTTCTGAACATGCGTTCCCCGTTCCAAATGTATCCCACAGTGTTGCTCTGAAAGTGCGGGTTCAGTCTCTGCCCCGCCAGCCCAAATACCCCGTACTTCGATGTAGCATCCACTCAGGTCTAGCACTTTTGGGCAAGAAAGGCCTGGAGCGTGGCGAGGGGGGCACACATGCTGGTGAAAAACGCAATTCCCTCCGTTTGCCAAGGTCTCCACTCCTTTCCAGGCCTCTACGATCTTCTCCATCTCCCCTCAGCCCCCTTAACTCTCGTAAATGTCCCCCTCGCCCTGTGTCCCCTCTCTCACCTGGCAAAGGCATCAAGTGGTTGTACTCTCGGCTGAATGGCGATGTGGACATCCCCCCTACAGAGGTGTACAGCTCGTGTTCTAATGGTGCAGAGAGCCCAAAGACATCTAGAGTGGAGTCACCAGTTCGATCTTTTAAATCCCTGTCTCTCACTGATCCTTTATTGACCCCTAGTCCGAGTCCCAACTCCATCTCAGGTGAAACCAACCCTCTCATTGGCTCCCTGCTTCAGGAGCGACAGGAAGTCATCGCCCGCATTGCTCAGCGGCTAAATTTCTGTGACCCTACAGCTCCCCATCTTCCTGATGCTCTATTTCCACCTCATGAACCTGCAGGACCCAAAACTCCCTGGAGCTCGCCACAAAACAAGGAGCGTTTGAAGAAACCCAAAGAGTCCCTCTTCCCTGTCCCCCAAACTCCATCTTACAATGGAACCAGCCAAGAAAAGCCAGAGAGGAGCCGGTCTTCTCTCTTTGACACCCCTTTGAGCCCCAGAAGTAGAACCCAGCTAGGCAGAGAGGACGGCAAATCCAAAACCTCCCCAAAACTGTCGACATGTAGGCGATTGGTACTTAGTGACCAGTCTGCTGAAGGTTCCCTTATCGCAGATGCAGTTCAGGACATTTCAAGGTTGATTCAGGAGCGACTGCAACATTCCTACAGTCTCCTGAATGCCACATATAAATGTAAGGCTCCTCAAACCGAACAGGTAGGCACAAGCCACGGCGCCCAGACGAACGGCTGTGCATCACCACCGAGCAGAAAAAAGCCCTTGAACGTAACCAATGGTGCAGCAAGCACAGACCATCCTGTTTCTCAAGCAACAAAATGTTGCACACCTCCCGACTCTACTCAAAGCCAGCAAGACTGTTTCACTAGGCCACGAAATGTGGCCAGCCCAAAACTTGAAGACCATAGCAGCAAAAAATCACGTTTGTTAACGACAAGCAATTACAGAGAGAATGCCAAAAGAGAGTCATGTTCCTCTTTGAAAAACAACTTTAGCCATGACAGATCTCTTCAGGAGAACAGGCTATCACTGACTGGGCACCTCGAACCAACCACGACAAAAGACGCAATCCGTGAGAAAAGAACGGAGACGCACGTCAAGGATGGGTCCAATAGTCCCGAGAAGGATGAGAACCAGGAGCCTTGGACGTCCTACTCTAGCACACCAGCCAACCTTACCCACAACTCCACCAGTCATGCCCTTTCTTACACCCAGAGTAGCCATACGGTGAGTCAATTTTAAGTGAATTTGTCATAATGTCTAAAACAGTGTGTGCAATTGTACTTGATCTGGTTGTAATCAAATGTCTTTGCAAACAGATCCATCCCCCCTCCCCTCTTAAGCCATGCCGTAACTGGAAAAAACAGAATCGTCACTCCATAGATGGAACCGCAACGAAAGCCTTCCATCCCTGTACAGGCCTACCTCTCCTCTCCAGCCCTGTAAGAGCACCGACACATCCTCTGCTGAATTATTAACAcagtctctctgtgtgtgtgcgtttgtgtgccTGTGACTCATCAGCTCTGAAtcatttcttgtttgtttcaaaTGCTGTGTAAACTTCAGCAGCTATAGTTTCTTATAGTTAGCTTTATAGTTTCTTAGATGATACACTAATGAAGTGTCATGAGT harbors:
- the atosa gene encoding atos homolog protein A, which codes for MSKGRVLKSRQRSEDGKRPTGMLEEITVSMSRDAAEEFFEYDAEDLLVFLTFLITEGRTPECSVKGRTEGLHCPPAQSAMPVLTKHECSDKIPQCRQARRTRSEVMLLWRNHIPIMIEVMLLPDCCYSDEGPTTDCTDINDPAIKQDALLLERWTLQPVPRQSGDRFVEEKTLLLAVRSYVFFSQLSAWLSASHGLVPRNILYRISAADEELIWNFSQTPSEHAFPVPNVSHSVALKVRVQSLPRQPKYPVLRCSIHSGLALLGKKGLERGEGGTHAGEKRNSLRLPRSPLLSRPLRSSPSPLSPLNSRKCPPRPVSPLSPGKGIKWLYSRLNGDVDIPPTEVYSSCSNGAESPKTSRVESPVRSFKSLSLTDPLLTPSPSPNSISGETNPLIGSLLQERQEVIARIAQRLNFCDPTAPHLPDALFPPHEPAGPKTPWSSPQNKERLKKPKESLFPVPQTPSYNGTSQEKPERSRSSLFDTPLSPRSRTQLGREDGKSKTSPKLSTCRRLVLSDQSAEGSLIADAVQDISRLIQERLQHSYSLLNATYKCKAPQTEQVGTSHGAQTNGCASPPSRKKPLNVTNGAASTDHPVSQATKCCTPPDSTQSQQDCFTRPRNVASPKLEDHSSKKSRLLTTSNYRENAKRESCSSLKNNFSHDRSLQENRLSLTGHLEPTTTKDAIREKRTETHVKDGSNSPEKDENQEPWTSYSSTPANLTHNSTSHALSYTQSSHTIHPPSPLKPCRNWKKQNRHSIDGTATKAFHPCTGLPLLSSPVPQRKNQTGYFDLDTSLIHCKGVPWAANKRVLKRSQDCDESQQQILSASAPPASLSLLGNFEECVLNYRLEPLGTVEGFTAEVGASGTFCPGHTTLHVDVSFYSVSDDNAPSPYMGVINLESLGKGRGYRVPPSGTIQVTLFNPNKTVVKMFVVMYDLREMPAGHQTFLRQRTFSVPVKRECNGQNNKKPPTLGQGRTLRYLIHLRFQSSKSGKIYLHRDIRFLFSRKSMEVDSGAAYELKSFTESPADPPFSPRC